One region of Verrucomicrobiia bacterium genomic DNA includes:
- a CDS encoding DpnI domain-containing protein encodes MNLSMTGELASAYHSGAQRARVVTEAWGEDNLYCPNCSSPKLTRLSHNTKASDFSCPNCKFQYQLKGQQARFGNHINDGAYGAMLEAIRNDATPNFYFMQYELVTWSVKNVLLVPSFAFPTSAIIKRKPLAITARRAGWVGCNIALHRIPADARIAVVTDNVAASAKDVRAQFHKVKPLAEIKAKERGWTLDVLNAVRRLGKKEFTTTDAYAFAREMEKLHPDNRHVRDKIRQQLQVLRDTGFLSHPDRGVWIVR; translated from the coding sequence ATGAATCTGTCGATGACCGGCGAACTCGCTTCCGCCTACCACAGCGGGGCACAACGCGCACGCGTGGTCACCGAAGCATGGGGCGAGGATAATCTCTACTGTCCGAACTGTTCTTCCCCCAAGCTAACCCGACTGAGCCACAACACCAAGGCCAGCGATTTCTCATGCCCGAACTGCAAATTCCAGTACCAGCTTAAAGGCCAGCAGGCACGCTTTGGCAATCACATCAACGACGGGGCTTACGGCGCGATGCTGGAAGCGATCCGCAACGACGCGACGCCCAACTTCTATTTCATGCAATACGAGTTGGTGACGTGGAGTGTGAAGAACGTACTACTGGTGCCCAGCTTCGCCTTTCCGACCTCAGCCATCATCAAGCGCAAACCGCTCGCCATCACCGCTCGTCGCGCCGGTTGGGTTGGCTGCAATATCGCACTTCATCGCATTCCCGCCGATGCGAGAATTGCCGTCGTCACTGATAACGTGGCGGCCTCCGCGAAAGATGTCCGCGCCCAGTTTCACAAGGTCAAACCACTGGCCGAAATCAAAGCGAAAGAGCGCGGCTGGACACTAGACGTCCTCAACGCCGTCCGACGCCTCGGCAAAAAGGAATTCACAACAACCGACGCCTACGCCTTCGCCCGCGAAATGGAAAAGCTTCATCCCGACAACCGCCATGTGCGGGATAAAATCCGGCAGCAGCTTCAAGTCCTCCGCGACACCGGCTTCCTCTCCCACCCCGACCGCGGCGTGTGGATCGTCCGCTAA
- a CDS encoding cupin domain-containing protein: protein MKRVILTVVAVAVLAGMAVMLRAQDPVKVDAKHYKVEFENGAVRILRINYGAGDKSVMHSHPESVAVFLTDQKAKFTYPDGKTEEVDAKAGEVKHIPAGPHLPENIGDKPMELILVEFKGKPAAK from the coding sequence ATGAAGCGAGTCATACTCACGGTCGTGGCGGTGGCGGTGTTGGCAGGCATGGCGGTGATGTTGCGCGCGCAGGACCCGGTGAAGGTGGATGCGAAACATTACAAGGTGGAGTTCGAGAATGGCGCGGTGCGGATCTTGCGCATCAATTACGGGGCGGGCGATAAATCAGTCATGCATTCCCATCCCGAAAGCGTGGCGGTGTTCCTGACCGATCAGAAGGCGAAGTTTACCTATCCCGATGGAAAAACGGAGGAAGTGGACGCCAAGGCTGGCGAGGTGAAGCACATTCCCGCCGGGCCGCACCTGCCGGAAAACATCGGGGACAAGCCGATGGAACTCATTCTTGTGGAGTTCAAGGGCAAGCCGGCGGCGAAGTAG